CTTAGATACTTAGAGCCATGATGGAATTGACGATATCGTTGTCGTTCTCCTTCAACGCCTTGACGGCCTTGTTGCGGCTGACGTTGGCCTGGGTCATGACAAGCTCAATATCCTTATCCTCGAGTCCGGAAGCGTCGacctcctcgtcgtcatcctcctcctcctcctcctcatcctccttgtccttcttctcctcggcgGTCTCGGCAGCCTTGCTGGGCTCACCGTGGTTGTGGCCAGAGTGGTCCTCAGCGTTGGCGGAGGCGAgctgagcagcagcagcttgttGAGCAGCGGCGTTCACATCCTCAATCTTGGCCTCACCGAAAACACTGGCTTGAGGTCAGAGGCAGATCCATCATTTTACAACAAAGCAACTTACATGTAGGTGTTGCTGTTGGGAGACTTGTAGACCTCGgggttgttgatgacgaagaggatcTGTAGCACTTCGGTTAGCACCAACACCTCATTTTACCCCTCCAATCTCTTTGCAAAATCCATCGGCACTCACGTTCTTGGGTCGGCGGAGAGTGACACGGGTGATGCCAGGGATACGGGTGAGGTGCAGCTTCTCGAGGGCCTTGcgagccttcttctcgttgcGGTTGTGGATCACAGTAGAACCAGCGGGGAGCTGGCCCTCGCCGACCTCCTCGACCTCGGAGTCGTCGCTGGAGTCATCCTCGTGCTCCTGGACGGTGGTCTTCTTGGGCTCCTCGTCAGGAAGTTCTTCAACGCGGGGGTTCGACAT
The window above is part of the Fusarium oxysporum f. sp. lycopersici 4287 chromosome 8, whole genome shotgun sequence genome. Proteins encoded here:
- a CDS encoding nascent polypeptide-associated complex subunit alpha, whose product is MSNPRVEELPDEEPKKTTVQEHEDDSSDDSEVEEVGEGQLPAGSTVIHNRNEKKARKALEKLHLTRIPGITRVTLRRPKNILFVINNPEVYKSPNSNTYIVFGEAKIEDVNAAAQQAAAAQLASANAEDHSGHNHGEPSKAAETAEEKKDKEDEEEEEEDDDEEVDASGLEDKDIELVMTQANVSRNKAVKALKENDNDIVNSIMALSI